A region of the Dysgonomonas mossii genome:
CTTACGGATGCCAATCTCAATTACTCTAATTCTAAAACAGACAACAAAGAAGAAAGGCAAAAGCTGAACGAGACTAGCCTCTTTCTTCGTGGTCTGACTTTAGATACCCAAAAGAAGAAATTTGACCTCGCTGATATTCGTTTTAATACCAAAGACCTTTCTTTTCCAATCATGGATGGATTCTATACTCTTAGTTTTGGCAATATCAATATAGATAAGAGAGGGCAGATAGCAGAAGTCTCGGATGTGAAGATGAAATCTACTTATCCCAAATTTGAATTTGCATACAAACATCCGAAGCATAAAGACTGGTTTGATTTTACAATGGGTAAGTTTCAGCTTTCAGGGCTCGATTATTCGGCACTGACTGCCGATAATAAGATAAAGGCTAAGCATCTAAAGATAGAGGATGTCGTTCTGTTGAACCTTAAGAATCAGCAAATAAAGATAGAGCATAATATTATGCCGCTGATCTATGAGAAAATACAGAAACTGCCTGTTCAGCTAGATATAGATTCGGCGAATGTTAATAATTTTTCCGTGCTGTATGAAGAGCTGCCAAGAAACGGCAATATGTCTGGTAAGATTCACTTTGACAATATGAATGGTAAAATAAGCGGCTTGACAAATATAGCTTCTTACCCCGAGCAATTTATCCGTTTAGATGTAGATGGTAAATTTATGGGAGGTACTTTTACCGCCCGCTGGAATATTCCCGTAAGTGCTGATTATGATTCTTTTGTGTTAGAAGCAAATATGCAGCAGTTTGATATGACGAGATTGAATGGTGTATTTCTCCCTTTAGCAAAAGTTGAGTTGCAGAGTGGTATATTGCAGGATTTCTATTTCAGGACAGAGGCTTCCAGTATAGATGCCAGAGCCAATATGCTGTTTCGGTATAATGATCTTAAATTAACCATATTCAAAGATATAGAAATTGAAGAGCAAAATAAGCTTTTGTCAAGGATTGCCAATATTCTTGTAAGGTCTAATAATCCGAATAGTAAGCGGTCAAAACCTCGTGTGGCTGATGTAACGCTCGATCGTGACCCTTATCACTCCACATTCAATTACTTTTGGCAGATATTGCAGCCTGCTCTTGCGGAGTCGGTAGGTGTTTCGCAACAAAAGCAAAACATGGCGAAAAAAGTAACTCAGTTTTTCTCAAAAGTCAAGAATTTCTTTACCGGGAAAAAGGAGAGTAAAGAGAAAGAAGATAAAAAGTAATTATTTACGATACAACCGCCCCTGCCACGTCTTTCTTTCCTCAAACTTTTTCAATACTTTGGCGGTGAATTCGAAGTTTTTCAACCCCCAATCAGGTGCTATCAGTAGCTGTTTCGGCGATTGAGAAATAAAACGCTCTATGATAAAGTCAGGATTAAGTTTCTCGGCAAAGTCGATACATAGGTCAATGTAATCGTCTACCTCGAACAGATTGAACCATTCGGGATGTTCCCGATATTGCCTTGCCATTACTGTTCCTTTTATCAGTTGTAGCTGGTGTAGCTTTATAGTTGTCAGTGGAAGCTTGGCTACTACGTCGGCATGTGCCAGTACCTGCTCACGGCTTTCATGAGGTAGCCCAAGAATAAGATGTGCTCCTGTATATATCCCTTTTGCTGCTGTTTTAAGTATGGCCTCTTCACTTTCCTGATGCGTGTGTCCACGATTTATAAATTCAAGAGTGGAATCAAGCGTTGATTCCAAGCCGTATTCTATGATGAGGAAAGTTCTTTTATTTAGCTCAGCAAAATAATCGAGTAACTCGTCCGGCATGCAGTCGGGGCGTGTGCCGATAATCAATCCCACAACATTGGGATATGATAATGCTTCTTCATACAGTTCAATCAGTTTCTCGATACTATCATAGGTATTTGTGTATGACTGAAAGTATGCGAGGTATTTCATTTCAGGATACTTGTAAGAGAAGAAAGCAATGCCATCTCTGAGTTGGTCGCTAACACTGCGTTGCTTTCCTCCATACCCCGGGCTAAAGCTTTGGTTGTTGCAATATGTACATCCTCCTACGGCTTTCGACCCATCCCTGTTTGGACAAGTAAATCCCGCATTTATCGATATTTTTTGAACCTTATATGGGAAGTGTTTTGTAAGAAGCTCTCCAAATTCTTTATAGAATTTATTTTCCATTCGTCTTTTTTATTTTGGATGCAAAGGTAATGATATGCGAAATGAAATTATTATAAAGCTCATATTTTAACCACTTGGCGTATATCATTACCCTATTCCCTTAATCGCTTTTAATGGATTGCGTGATAAGCTTTCTTAGAAATTTACATGATCCGGATCTGGTCCTATACGCAAATTTTTATTTAGCGAATTGATGCTTTTGATTTCATCTTCGTTCAGACTAAAGTCAAATATATTCAGATTCTCGACCATGCGTTTCTCGTTTGATGACTTAGGTATGGTTACTACTCCACGTTGGTAATCCCAACGGAGTATTATCTGAGCCGGAGATTTCGAGTATTTGTCTGCGAGGTCAGTCAATATCTTTTCATTGAACAATCCCGTCTGATTCGCCGCAAAAGGACTCCATGCTTCTACACGGATACCTGCTTTCTTGCAATAGCTCAAATCATTTTCTTGTACAAGATATGGGTGCAATTCTATCTGATTTACGGCAGGAGTTATGGTCGATTCTTTTGCCAATGCCTCCAAGTGGTATTGCTTGAAATTGCTGACGCCAATTGCTTTCACTTTCCCAGTTTGATATATTTCCTCAAACTTTTTCCATGTTTCTATGAACTTCCCTTCTACAGGCCAGTGAACAAGATATAGATCGATGTAATCGAGATCAAGCTTTCTTAAGCTGGTCTCAAAGGCTTCTTTTACCTTGCCGCTTCGCTGGTCTGAGTTCCACATCTTTGTGGTTACGAATATTTCTTCCCGAGGAATACCCGAGTTTTTAATAGCTTTTCCTACAGCTTCTTCGTTGTGATAATACATGGCTGTGTCGATATGCCTGTATCCAACTGAGAATGCGGTTCCTATCACCTTTTCAGCTTCCTTGTTATCTTCCAAGCGGAATACGCCTAGTCCAACCCATGGTATATCTATACCATTATTCAATTTTACTTTTTCCATTTTCTGTGTAATTTATATTTGATATTTATACATTATTCGGGGAGTAACTAATTTAACAAATTAAGCAAGAGAATTGTTCCTTTTTAAAATTATGACTATTTGTTTCAAAAAAGAAATTAAAGCGAATAATTTTTGCTTATTAGCCACTTCCTTGCGTCTTTTTCATTTGTTTATCAGATATTTATTTATAAATTGCGAAATCTAATTTTTAGCATTACTATAAACTAATATCATGTCAGAAAACTCTTCTAAGATTAAATTTTACAGTGGAGAAAGTATTCCGCTGGAATTGCACAAGGTGCGTGTTGTACAAAAATTACATTTAGTCCCAATTGAACGTCGTTTGGAAGCTCTTTACGAAGCCGGATTCAATACATTCAGGCTCGACACAAAAGATGTTTTCCTGGATATGCTTACCGACAGCGGTACCAATGCGTTGAGTGATCGCCAGATGGGTGCTATGATGATAGCCGATGATGCTTACGCCGGATCGCAAAGTTTTGTCCGCTATCAGAAAGCTGTGGAGGAAGTACTCGGTAAAAAATATCTTCTTCCCGTACATCAGGGACGCGCGGCGGAGAATATCATATCCAACGCCTATATCCGTAAGGGAAGCATTGTGCCGATGAACTATCACTTCACTACAGCAATGGCACACATTACCCAATATGGCGGTAAAATCGAAGAATTGCTCTATGATGAAGCCTATGTAATAAATAGCAAGCACCCGTTTAAGGGGAATATGAACCTTGAAAAGTTGGAGAAATGCATCAACAAACATGGAGCTGCCAATATTCCTTATATCCGCATGGAAGCATCTACCAACCTTATTGGCGGACAGCCTTTCTCGATGGAAAACTTTCGGGGTGTGCGTGCTATTGCCGATAAATACAAAATACGCCTTGTCCTTGATGCTAGTTTGCTAGGAGAAAATGCATGGCTGATCAAGCAACGTGAGGAGGAGTTTAAGAATAGCTCGATGGCTGAGATTATCCTTGCAATGACCGATCTTGCTGACTTGGTTTACTTCTCGGCACGAAAGCTGAGCTCGTCTCGTGGCGGCGGTATCTGTACCAATGATTACGCCATCATGAAGGAGTTGGAACCGCTTGTTCCTCTGTTCGAAGGATTCCTTACCTATGGCGGTATGTCGGTTCGTGAGATAGAAGCTATTGCCATCGGACTGTATGAAACATTGGATGAGGGTATGATATGCCAAAGCCCGCAGTTTATTGAATATTTGGTTAATGCTTTCGAAAAGAAAGGCATTCCTGTAGTGACACCTCCCGGTGTATTAGGCGCACACGTCAATGCGATGGAAATTTGTTCTCATATCCCTCAGAAAGAATATCCGGCGGGTGCTTTAGCCGCTGCGTTTTTCCTTATCTCGGGAGTACGTGGTATGGAGAGAGGGTCGGTATCTAACCAGCGTGATGAATATGGCAACGAGACCTATGCAGATATGGAATTACTTCGCTTGGCTGTTCCTCGCCGTGTGTTTACCCTTTCACAAATCAAATATGTGGAAGATCGAATGACATGGCTGTATGAAAATCGCAACCTGATAGGAGGGCTGAAATTCGTATACGAACCGCCTGTTCTTCGCTTTTTTATGGGAGGGCTCGAACCGATAAATGATTGGCCGCAGCGATTGATGGCTAAATTCAGAGAAGATTTTGGCGATAGCTTATAGAAAATACGATATAATATCATCACGGCATGGGTCTTATGCCGTTTTTGTTTTCTATGCTTTTTATTCGGAGAGGAATTGTTAAAAGGTGACAAAAGTGACACTTTTACCCTATTTTTTAATGTCACTTTTTTTTATTGTGCAACTACCTAAAATATCCCATTATATCAAAGAGCTCTTTATAATGAGATAATTTTAATAAAATGAAATACGAGCTTTCTATAAGAAAATTTTGAGGAATATGTAGAGGCTATTAAGTCATATATTGAGAAATAAAACTCTTTTGCTAACTAATTAATTTACAATTATTTTTCTTAGTTTTGTATTCAAAGCAAACTATCAAAAAAAATAATAGCATGAAAAACATCTTTACGTATGGCATTCTATGTGCCCTTATTTTAACGGGTTTCTGTTCGTGTGGCAAGAAGTCAAAGACATCAGGTGAACCCTCACGCCCGGTTATTATCGCTTATGTGGGAGGATATAATGGTTTAGTGGATGTAGACAAAATCTCGCCTAACAAAATTACGCATATTAACTATGCCTTTGTCGATGTAAAGGATGGAAAAGCATTTCTTACGAATGAGGCGACCGATACGACCAATTTCAGGAAGCTAAACGAATTGAGGCAGCAAAACCCTGATCTCAAAATCTTGATATCTATCGGAGGCTGGTCTTGGAGCCGTAATTTTTCGGACGCCGTGCTGACTGCTGAAGGACAGAAAACATTTGCTAAATCTGCGGTGGAAATAATGAAAAAAAATAATCTTGACGGGGTAGACATCGATTGGGAATATCCTGCTCTTCCGGGTGATGTGGGGAATGTATACCGTCCCGAAGACAAGCACAATTATACGTTGATGTTTGCTGCTATCAGAGATGAACTTGATGCTTTGGAAAAAGAGACTGATAAGAAATATCTATTAACAACGGCTGTTGGTGGTTTTCAGCAGTTTGTAGATAGCACCGAAATGAATAAAGCACAGGAATATCTCGATTATGTAAATATCATGACCTACGATTCGCAAAGTAATGAACAAGCAATACACCATACCAATCTCTATCCTTCCGACAAATATCCTCAAAAGCAAGGGGCTGATGTTGCCGTAAAGGCTTATTTAGCCGCCGGTGTTCCGGCCGAAAAGCTAGTGATGGGCATTGCTTTTTATGGACGAGCTTTTAATCTGAAGAAAGGAGCGTCTAAAGGTATTGGCGATCCTGTTGCAGAACAGATAAGGGGTAGGGGCTATACCTACATCAAGGATAGCCTTGTAAATCAGAACGAGTACTATCGATATTGGGATCAGAGTGCACGTGCACCATACTTGTTCAATTTCTACAAAGGAGTATTTGTTACTTACGACGATGAGGAGTCAGTAAAAGAAAAATGTCAGTATGTATTGGATAATAAAATGGGAGGAGTGATGTTTTGGGAATATAGCTCCGATCCTAAAGAATATTTGTTGAACGAAATAAACAAGGTACTTAAATAATAAAGTTTAACAATCTCAAATTTTCATATTGAACTTCTGTTTGTACTTTTGAGAATAAAGTGCAACGAATGATATAGCAAGCCACTTTATATTCAAATAATGTGGTTTGCTTTATTTAATAGATTATAAATGAGGAAAAGACGGATACTTTGGGCTGACGATGAAATTTATATGCTACGATCGCATATCCTTTTTTTAGAAGAGAAGGGATATGAAGTCACTCCAGTAAATAGTGGTCAGGATGCTATTGATAGTATAAAAAGCGAATCTTTCGATATTGTTTTTCTTGACGAGAATATGCCCGGTGTTTCGGGGCTCGATGCATTAAGCATCATCAAAGAGATCAACCCCAATATTCCCGTTATTATGATTACAAAAAGCGAAGATGAGGGGATTATGACTCACGCTATTGGGAAAAAGATAGCAGACTATCTTATCAAGCCCGTCAATCCCAATCAAATCCTCCTTTCCATCAAGAAAAACCTGCACAAGGACGATATTGTTTCAGAGGTTACAGTTGAAGGTTATCGCGAAGAATTTAATAAAATCAGTGCACAGATAAATGATTCGAATACGTACGAGCAATGGGTGGATATCTACAAAAAGCTTGTTTACTGGGAGCTTGAGCTGGCAGCATCAGACAGCCCCTTGATGGACTTGCTTCGGATACAAAAGAATGAAGCCAATAATAGTTACTGTAAGTTCGTAAAGAAGAATTATGAGTCGTGGGTACAAAATCCGAATAAGAGACCTTTGATAAGCCCTGAGCTTTTTTCGCAGAAAGTATTTCCACTTTTGGATAATGGCGAAAAATTGTTCTTTATCCTTATTGATAATTTTAGGCTCGATCAGTGGTCTGATATAAAAGACCTTTTGGCAAATGATTTTACAATTTCCGAAGACGAATACTTAAGCATATTACCCACTGCGACTCAATATGCACGCAACGCCATTTTTTCGGGGTTGATGCCTTCCCAAATGGCCAAATTGTATCCCGACCTTTGGGTGGATGAAGATGAGGATGAAAGTAAAAACCTCAATGAAGAAGCTTTACTGCATACTCAGATTGAGCGATACAGAAAAAATTATACTTTCTCATATAATAAGTTATTATCCTCTTCATCGGGAGAAAAGCTGCTGCAAGGGATGGATCGGCTAAGCAATAAGCAACTGAATGTAGTTGTTATCAACTTTGTGGATATGCTTTCTCATGCCCGTACTGAATCGAGAATGATACGGGAACTTGCATCCGACGAAGCCGCCTATCGTTCTTTGACTCGGTCTTGGTTTAAACATTCGAGTACAATGGATATTCTGAAGAAGGCAAAAGCAATGGGATATAAAATTATTTTGACTACCGATCATGGAACGATACGGGTAAAAAATCCACTCAAGGTAATTGGCGATAAGACGGTGAATACGAATATTCGTTATAAGGTAGGGCGCAATCTGGATTATGACCGCAAAAAAGTATACGATATTCATTCTCCCGAAAAGATAGGCTTACCCGCATTGCATATCAGCTCTAAGTATATCTTTGCTACAGGCGACGATTTCTTTGCTTATCCGAATAATTATAATTACTACGTGTCTTATTACACAGATACATTTCAGCATGGGGGTATTTCGCTCGAAGAAATGATTGTTCCTTTTATTACTTTGATCGGGAAATAACAGAAAATTTGTTTTCCAAAATATATCTTTGCAATCAGAAGTTACATTGTAGAATAATTTTGAATATGAATATAAAGATAGAATCATTAGATAAAATAGACGAGGCGGCTCTCGAGTTTATCCGTGCTATGGGCGATAATACTGTATTTGCTTTTCATGGAGATATGGGAGCAGGCAAAACGACATTTATAAAAGCTATCTGCGAGAATCTCGGAGTATCTGATACCATCAACAGCCCTACGTTTGCTATCGTAAACGAATACCGTTCCGACAGTGGAGAATTGATCTATCATTTCGACTTTTATCGTATCAATAAAATTGAGGAGGTTTTTGATTTTGGCTACGAAGATTACTTTTATAGCGGCAGCCTTTGCTTTATTGAATGGCCTGAGAAAGTTGACACTTTACTGCCAAAAGATACGGTAAATGTTTATGTCAAAGTACAAGAGGATGGTAGCCGGGAGGTAAGTTTGAGTATTTAATTGTATTCTAGTTCATCTATATCGCCATCATTACTTTTCCCCTTACTCTTGATAATATTAAACTTATAGGAGAAGCTAAACATGAAGTATCGGTTGATACTATTTGTGCGCGAGTCTGACATGTAGTTACTGCTTACATAACGTGACAGATTATTTCTGTCGTTCAGTATATCATAGAATTCAACCTTCAGTGTACCTCTTTTCTTTTTTAGGAATAGTTTTGAGACAGAAGCATTCCAAAGTATTTCTTTCTTCTTAAAATCATTGCCATACCCTGCATAATATGTCATATTGAGGAAGTTCTGTATCGAAAAATCGTAGGGTAGTTTCCATAACACAGAATGTTGGATATTGTAGTTGGATGTGTTTCTATCTTGCACATTCGACAAATTATTCTTTGTTATGTTATATGTCATACCTAGTTCGAGGCGTGTTTCAAGTTTGTCAACCTTAAACTTTCCTGAAACTTTTTCACTAAGTACTATATTATGCGTTTTCGCTTCTTCACCGTTCGTGTAGCCAATATTCTTGTAATAGTTGGCATAGGTGCTGTTGTCGATCGTGAATTTCTTGTTTCGTAATGGGGTATTGAATATAAAATTGATATTTGCGCCCATATTACCACTTACATTTCTATATGTATTCGTACTATTCCCCAAATCATCTATCAGAGTATAGTCTACAATGTTGTTGAATGTATAATTGAATCCTCCCGAAAGCATCATATAACGATTTGAGGCGTAGTCAGATTTCCGATAATATACATTGAAGTTGTTGCTATAGCTTGGTTTCAAATTTGGGTTTCCATAATATTTAGATAATGCACTAACGATAACGGTATCGGCAGATAGTTGAGTGATCCCCGGTTGACTGGTCGATCCTGAGTAGCTTATATCTAGGTTGGTGTGATCGTTTGGTTGGTACGAAAAGTTTAGAGTTGGCGAAAAGTTTATGACATTCTGTTTAAGATTTTCGATGATAGAATCGGCAATGCTTACTTTACTTCGCGAATATGACGGATCGATGCTCAATCCTATCGTATAATTGTATTTTTCCTTAGTCGTCTGAAAGTTCAAACTTATATTTTGGTTCACATATCTATTCTCGGTATTTCGTGCATAAGCCGTATCCAGAAGAGTATAATTGCCTGCACCATCTTTTTTGCGGACATCACGCATCCGCTCCGAATTATTTACCCCATACGAGTATGCAAACTGTAGTCTATGGTCTTTTCCCAACGGCTCTACATACGATAGGGATAAAGTGTAGTTGCTGGTATTATTATCTGTCTTGTTTTGCTGGTCTATTATTTTATCATCTTTTCCTTCGCTATAGGTCGTTTGAGAATAATTAGTTCCTTTACTGTTATCCTTTCTAATCGAATTGTTGAAAGTAAAGCTTACTGTCCTCCCTTTATCATTCAATTTTCGGCCGATAGTTACAAAATTATTTATGTTGTAACCATCACCTTTCGATTGACTATTCGAATATCCCGACGTGGTATCCTTTTCGGCTACATAGGAAAGATTGGTCGAACTTTGAATATTCTTTGTGTTGTTAAGGCTGATATATGACCGTGCAAAAATGGTAGTGAGCGAATCGGGCTTCCATTGCAGGTTCATTCCTAAGTTTGCATTTTCTCTTTTGCTGCGGTACGATGCATCCTGTTTGGAGAAACGATCACCCGAAGATAAGAAAGTCTGAGTATTGGTTTTTGTTTCCATCAGGTTGTCGTTATTTGCATAGCGGATACTGCCGCCTACTCTGATTTTTTCTGAAGGCTGGAGAAAAATATTTGCGCCCAGATTTTTATTCTTCTCAATCCCGTTGTCCATACCCATCGGATACCCATTGTCATTGGTATTACTCATTTCTCCGACTAAAGACACCTGATTGTCGTTGCGCATGTAGTTTGTTATTGCTTTATTGGCGTATCTGTCGTCACTCCCATATCCGGCTTTTACTTCTCCAAAGATGCTCTGTTTCAGTTCTTCTTTTACAACCAGATTGAGTACCTGATCGGGATCTTTATCTTTAAATCCGGTTACTTTTGCTGCTTCAGACTCCTCTTTATAGAGTTGGAGCTTTTTTATCATGTTTGCGGGAAGGTTTGCCAATGCCATCGGAATATCATTTCCGAAAAACTCCTTTCCGTCTACCAGTATTTTTTTTACAGGCTTTCCATTTGCCGATATATTGCCCTGTGCGTCTATCTCTACTCCGGGCATATTTTTTATTATGTCTTGCAGCATATCACTCTCCTGAGATGTGTATGATGTGGCATTATACTCGATGGTGTCGCCTTTGACCAATATATCGGGTACCTTCGCTTCTACAATGGCATCTTTGAGCTGAATGGTATTTTCTACGAGATAGATATTCCCAAATGAATAGCCGGGATTTTGTGTAGAAATATTAAAGTTTTGTAAAAATCTTTTATATCCTAAAAAAGAAGCTTCCAAAATGTATTTTCCTGTCGTAACCGATAGCTTGAAATTACCTTTTTCGTTTGTTGCAACCCCTTTTATGTAGCTGCTATCTGCCTCATTAAGCAATCTGACGGTGACAAATGGGATAGGATCTTTTGTTATTGAGTCATATACAGAGCCTTGCACATATCCTGATGAGTTGCCTTCAACTGTTTGAGCCACAGTTGAAAGGGTTGTAAAGATGAATAGTAAAAGATATAAATATCTCATCAGAATACATTTGTTTTAGTGACAACGAAGATAAGTTTTTTTATATAGAGTGTAAAATCAATGGAATTCGTTAAACACCCTTCTGTTTTATATCAAAAAAAAATGCTTACTTTGTGCAACTTATTCATTTTAGGTCAGATCTGTTTATTGCCTGTTTAAGTATAATCTCTTTCAGAATGATTATAGCTTACAATATAAGGCATTAGATATGTTCTGTTTGTTTATTTATTAGATAACGTAAAAAAGAGTCATAGGAATATGTCAGAAGATGTTTTTAAGAAGATAGTTTCCCATTGCAAGGAGTATGGTTTTGTTTTTCAGTCTAGTGAAATATATGATGGGCTAAGTGCCGTATATGATTATGGGCAAATGGGTGTAGAATTAAAAAACAATATCAAAAAGTACTGGTGGGACAGTATGGTACTTTTGAATGAAAATGTTGTTGGTATTGATTCTGCTATCTTTATGCACCCTACTATCTGGAAAGCATCCGGACACGTTGATGCGTTCAACGATCCTTTGATTGACAATAAAGACAGTAAAAAGCGTTATCGTGCCGATGTTCTGATCGAAGATTATTTGGCTAAGATGGACGACAAAGTAAATAAAGAAGTAGAGAAAGCAGCAAAACGATTTGGTGAGAGTTTCGATGAAGCCATGTTTCGTCAAACCAATCCTCGTGTATTAGAAAATCAGGCTAAGCGTGATGAAGTGCATGCTCGTTTTGCAAAAGCATTGAATGATAGCAATCTGGAAGAACTACGTCAAATCATTCTCGATTGCGAAATAGTTGACCCTATCAGCGGGACACGTAACTGGACTGAAGTTCGTCAGTTCAATCTTATGTTTTCTACCGAGATGGGATCTACTGCTGATGGTGCAATGAAAGTATATCTTCGTCCTGAGACTGCACAGGGTATTTTCGTAAACTTCCTGAATGTGCAAAAAACAGGGCGTATGAAGATTCCTTTCGGTATTGCGCAGATTGGTAAAGCATTCCGTAACGAGATTGTAGCTCGTCAGTTTATCTTCCGTATGCGTGAGTTCGAACAGATGGAGATGCAGTTCTTCGTTCGTCCGGGAGAAGAGCTCGATTGGTTTGCAAAATGGAAAGAGTTTCGCATGAAATGGCATAAGTCGCTTGGATTCGGCGATAACAAGTATCGTTTCCACGACCATGACAAGCTAGCCCATTATGCAAATGCAGCAACTGATATCGAATTTGAAATGCCATTCGGATTTAAAGAAGTAGAAGGCATACACTCTCGTACCGATTTTGACTTGGCAAGCCATGAGAAGTTTTCTGGTAAAAAATTACAATATTTCGATCCTGAACTCAATAAATCATACACTCCTTACGTTATTGAAACGTCTATCGGTGTAGACCGTATGTTCTTATCTACACTTTCGGCTGCGTATGCAGAGGAAGTATTAGAAGACGGAGAAACTCGTGTAGTATTAAGATTGCCGGCAGCACTGGCTCCTATCAAGCTTGCTGTATTACCTTTGGTAAAAAAAGACGGCCTTCCGGAGAAAGCACGTGAAATTATTGATGCTCTGAAATTTGACTTTAAATGTCAATACGATGAGAAGGA
Encoded here:
- a CDS encoding TIGR01212 family radical SAM protein (This family includes YhcC from E. coli K-12, an uncharacterized radical SAM protein.); the protein is MENKFYKEFGELLTKHFPYKVQKISINAGFTCPNRDGSKAVGGCTYCNNQSFSPGYGGKQRSVSDQLRDGIAFFSYKYPEMKYLAYFQSYTNTYDSIEKLIELYEEALSYPNVVGLIIGTRPDCMPDELLDYFAELNKRTFLIIEYGLESTLDSTLEFINRGHTHQESEEAILKTAAKGIYTGAHLILGLPHESREQVLAHADVVAKLPLTTIKLHQLQLIKGTVMARQYREHPEWFNLFEVDDYIDLCIDFAEKLNPDFIIERFISQSPKQLLIAPDWGLKNFEFTAKVLKKFEERKTWQGRLYRK
- a CDS encoding aldo/keto reductase; translation: MEKVKLNNGIDIPWVGLGVFRLEDNKEAEKVIGTAFSVGYRHIDTAMYYHNEEAVGKAIKNSGIPREEIFVTTKMWNSDQRSGKVKEAFETSLRKLDLDYIDLYLVHWPVEGKFIETWKKFEEIYQTGKVKAIGVSNFKQYHLEALAKESTITPAVNQIELHPYLVQENDLSYCKKAGIRVEAWSPFAANQTGLFNEKILTDLADKYSKSPAQIILRWDYQRGVVTIPKSSNEKRMVENLNIFDFSLNEDEIKSINSLNKNLRIGPDPDHVNF
- a CDS encoding tryptophanase, producing the protein MSENSSKIKFYSGESIPLELHKVRVVQKLHLVPIERRLEALYEAGFNTFRLDTKDVFLDMLTDSGTNALSDRQMGAMMIADDAYAGSQSFVRYQKAVEEVLGKKYLLPVHQGRAAENIISNAYIRKGSIVPMNYHFTTAMAHITQYGGKIEELLYDEAYVINSKHPFKGNMNLEKLEKCINKHGAANIPYIRMEASTNLIGGQPFSMENFRGVRAIADKYKIRLVLDASLLGENAWLIKQREEEFKNSSMAEIILAMTDLADLVYFSARKLSSSRGGGICTNDYAIMKELEPLVPLFEGFLTYGGMSVREIEAIAIGLYETLDEGMICQSPQFIEYLVNAFEKKGIPVVTPPGVLGAHVNAMEICSHIPQKEYPAGALAAAFFLISGVRGMERGSVSNQRDEYGNETYADMELLRLAVPRRVFTLSQIKYVEDRMTWLYENRNLIGGLKFVYEPPVLRFFMGGLEPINDWPQRLMAKFREDFGDSL
- a CDS encoding glycoside hydrolase family 18 protein — translated: MKNIFTYGILCALILTGFCSCGKKSKTSGEPSRPVIIAYVGGYNGLVDVDKISPNKITHINYAFVDVKDGKAFLTNEATDTTNFRKLNELRQQNPDLKILISIGGWSWSRNFSDAVLTAEGQKTFAKSAVEIMKKNNLDGVDIDWEYPALPGDVGNVYRPEDKHNYTLMFAAIRDELDALEKETDKKYLLTTAVGGFQQFVDSTEMNKAQEYLDYVNIMTYDSQSNEQAIHHTNLYPSDKYPQKQGADVAVKAYLAAGVPAEKLVMGIAFYGRAFNLKKGASKGIGDPVAEQIRGRGYTYIKDSLVNQNEYYRYWDQSARAPYLFNFYKGVFVTYDDEESVKEKCQYVLDNKMGGVMFWEYSSDPKEYLLNEINKVLK
- a CDS encoding PglZ domain-containing protein, with product MRKRRILWADDEIYMLRSHILFLEEKGYEVTPVNSGQDAIDSIKSESFDIVFLDENMPGVSGLDALSIIKEINPNIPVIMITKSEDEGIMTHAIGKKIADYLIKPVNPNQILLSIKKNLHKDDIVSEVTVEGYREEFNKISAQINDSNTYEQWVDIYKKLVYWELELAASDSPLMDLLRIQKNEANNSYCKFVKKNYESWVQNPNKRPLISPELFSQKVFPLLDNGEKLFFILIDNFRLDQWSDIKDLLANDFTISEDEYLSILPTATQYARNAIFSGLMPSQMAKLYPDLWVDEDEDESKNLNEEALLHTQIERYRKNYTFSYNKLLSSSSGEKLLQGMDRLSNKQLNVVVINFVDMLSHARTESRMIRELASDEAAYRSLTRSWFKHSSTMDILKKAKAMGYKIILTTDHGTIRVKNPLKVIGDKTVNTNIRYKVGRNLDYDRKKVYDIHSPEKIGLPALHISSKYIFATGDDFFAYPNNYNYYVSYYTDTFQHGGISLEEMIVPFITLIGK
- the tsaE gene encoding tRNA (adenosine(37)-N6)-threonylcarbamoyltransferase complex ATPase subunit type 1 TsaE — its product is MNIKIESLDKIDEAALEFIRAMGDNTVFAFHGDMGAGKTTFIKAICENLGVSDTINSPTFAIVNEYRSDSGELIYHFDFYRINKIEEVFDFGYEDYFYSGSLCFIEWPEKVDTLLPKDTVNVYVKVQEDGSREVSLSI